Below is a window of Verrucomicrobiota bacterium DNA.
GACAAGATTTTACCTCCATGGCCGTCGAAATGGTATCAGCCGCCCCGACCGGAAGTTCAACCATTGGTCGCTCTGCGCCGCGATCTGCGGTGACGCCCGCGAGTCTGATTGCGTGGACCTTTCGCCGCCCAGCAGACGGAGAAGGTTCACCCAGCCAAGCGATTCTTTCTTAACTGGACGGTGGAACCGGAGCTGATGGTTGCGAAGAGCCAGCCTTTTCTCGCGACGACTTCGAACAGAAATTCGAGCGCTTCAATGTGGCGTCGCGCTTCCGTCAGGTCCTTTCCCCAGGCATAAAGCCCATGGCCGGCGATCAGAAAGGCGTATCCGAACGGAGGGCGGCCGGGGTCGCGCAACCGCTTCGCCAGCCGGCACGCCAGGTCAGGGATATCCTGCGTATTGGAAAAGACCTCTACCCGCACCGTGACTTCGTGGGTTGTGATCCCGGCAAGCGCCTTCAGCATTTCGTAGCCACTGATCTCAACGTAACCACGGGTGGCGCCCGCTTCCGAGAGCAACGTGCCCCAGATCGAGTGCGTGTGCAGCACCGAACCCGCTTGGGCATATCGGGCGAGTGCGACGTGCAAGAGCACTTCGGCGGAAGGCTTCCGCCCGGAGTCGCACACGCATTTTCCATT
It encodes the following:
- the mtnB gene encoding methylthioribulose 1-phosphate dehydratase; this encodes MQGLIETGRDFHHRGWSLATSSNYSVVTARDPLRLLVTCSGFDKGRLTPEQFVMVGENGKCVCDSGRKPSAEVLLHVALARYAQAGSVLHTHSIWGTLLSEAGATRGYVEISGYEMLKALAGITTHEVTVRVEVFSNTQDIPDLACRLAKRLRDPGRPPFGYAFLIAGHGLYAWGKDLTEARRHIEALEFLFEVVARKGWLFATISSGSTVQLRKNRLAG